In the genome of Impatiens glandulifera chromosome 6, dImpGla2.1, whole genome shotgun sequence, the window taatctCTTGTGCCGCAACTCACAGGATGAGTCCATCACAACAGTATATGATGTATCATAGACAATTtccaaatttgtcttgtataaggaacaatttGTTATCTCGTGCAACAACCAAggaacccttgcttagcttccatgaTCCACCACTAAAAACATTATGGTGGCCTCCCTCATCGAGCCTACTAGAGgaaatcaaatttattctcaaatcaagAACATGTCTTACATATCTTAATGTCAGGAAACAACCCATTTTTGTCTCGTAACTAACATCACTAAGACCAATCTTGGACACgccactgttacccatgcgaacctcaccataatcaccagctttgtaggactggaagtaacATTTGTGTAGAGcaatatggaatgaggcacctgtgcaacaatccatgttgtttaatttgaatacGTGCTAAGATAGaagtcttgacagttagaagcatatatTAGTTCACCATTCGAAGCATAAGCAAATGTATTTGcattttgttctttcttttctctaggCTTCACTGTAACCTTTGTTTTATCCTTTTTAAATTTTCAGCACTTGTTTTTACAATGACCCATTTGTCACAATAATGACAAGCACCGTCtttctttggagctctagactttCTAGACTTGCCCCTACTCGAACCAtttctattatcctttgatcttcctctatcagtcACCAACATATCAAACTTAGAGGatttatccccctttcgattattctcatcaagtaaggaactggcTTCCATGTTGATTTTACCatttgatgatgagttgttgagagtgataataagtgtctcctaACTTGTAGGAAAAGAAGGACTAAAAGTGCTCGaacttcatcatcaaaatttatcttcatactactcagctaattcaaaatattttaaaattcattcaagtgtttagcaattgatttattatcaatgaaCTTCAGGTTCACCAAccttcgtaccagtgctgctttattcctAGCTGACCTTCCGGtgtagagagcttcaagtttgctccacacaccatacaacgtagtctcgttctcaacatggtgcacaaaATTTACACTAACCCACGAACAAATAAAACTACACGCCTTTCTATAtgtcttttttaatttagtctCTTTTGTACTCTCaagtctaacaccctcattttcaattgtttcattcaaatcatctgaaactaacaaATCACTAATTATCAGTTTCTATTTCCtatagtttgtaccattcagactcaccatatcaagtctagatttccccattattataGTCTTAACAACTAACAAAAATCCTAGTAAAGAAACTAGTTGATTTCCTATTTGAATTTTGTCGACTAACTAGCAGAGCactctgctccaatgttaaaacaggtaaccaatcaatactagttgataccactgttgggttttgcaacaacaaaactatgaatcttcttaaaaatcaaacatgTGACAAttcagtttccaaatcgtctatgacgaatAACAGATTTATCAAAAGCActaaaataacacaaaacaataacaacacaatatacgtaaTTCGGTCAAAATTGACCTACGTCCAtaggagggataagtttcactaaattaaagaaatgtcaatagtagaaattTATAtaccctgctctcaaatgaaagaagtttTTACATTAGGATTGATTTgaatactccacaatcaaaagctcccccaaccTCTCTCTCTAGAACAGCCAAAGAATAAAGAAGAAACCAGAAAATCCTAAATTcgttcactctctctcaaccttactgtgtctataaagaaaaaaataccaaaaagtgtcactacaacaaaaatgactttcggcgacgcttaaaaagacttctgccaacctttaaaagcgtcgccaaaaatattaccgacacttattcttgcgtcgccagaagcagggtgggcacaagtttttaccacgcttatttaagcgtcggtacaagcgttgccgaaaggcgaaagttttaacgacgcttatttaagcgttggcaaaattaaaaaactagcAGAGCACTCTACTCCAACGTTAAAACTAGGTAACCAATCAATACTAgttgataccactgttgggttttgcaacaacaaaactatGAATCTTCTTAAAAATCAAACCTGTGACAAttcagtttccaaatcgtctatgacgaatAACAGATTTATCAAAAGAActaaaataacacaaaacaataacaacacaatatacgtaaTTCGGTCAAAATTGACCTACGTCCAtaggagggataagtttcactaaattaaagaaatgtcaatagtagaaattTACAtaccctgctctcaaatgaaaaagTGTTTACATTAGGATTGATTTGAATACTCCACAATATTCCCCCAACCTCtctctctagatcagccaaataataaagaagaaaccagaaaaccctaaatctgttcactctctctcaaccttactgtgtctgtaaaaaaaaaaataccaaaaagtGCATGTATTTATACTCTAGCCCGTTTTCATAATAGAAAATCCTAACTCGTTATTTATCCGGAAgttaaaacccgcccgcaatggcaatgAACAcctcaaaaataatttcttcaatttcattctCAAACGACGATACATATgttttgttccatttccagacAACATTGTTGCAGACTAAGGCGTCGACGAGGTTGTTACTCATTCGTCTCctccatatttaaatattatgtatttgTATTGTGACttcaaaattatctttaaaaaataaagaatattaaagtTAAAggagataatttattttgatagtcatatagttaaaatgtaaataatatgataaaaattacGAAATATAAAGTATGATAGTGTAATACAAGACCCGTAATATATTTGAATGTACCGACTAGACATGACTTACATCAAAATGAAGTTATTCCTTCGTGAGAatgaatataatttgatttgaaaaaaaaatgagtttattaGTAAAATATGTTGTAATCAAAATCTGAGAAACACAACATTGTTGGAACATTAAttgatcaataattttaaattaattatcaataatatggttaaattttttatcatagaatgaaaattgtttaaatttgtaattagatttttagttttgtagtgtataaaatagtttaattattttaaacaaaaataaatgtacaataagcaatttcaaataaaaattaatgtataaaggacaaattcatacaaaattatatagagATATTTAAAACATAGTTAATGTAGGTGAAACATTATATCTATTACCCTTATGTTGAGAGTAAAatcctaatttaaaattatgtacaaTTTTACACGTGattagttttataattatttagataatcTAATTCAAATGCCCTAATATATTATCTTGAAAAATAGTTGAAAgcattttcacatattttttaaacaagttgaacatcaatattatatttataattttttttaagtcacAACATTATTacggttatttaaataaaatctattaatatataataaaaaatatttaaaatatatataagatattttaataaaaattttttttgttaatgatgTGAATTATTGAGAAGATAGATTGAATGAGGTTTGATTTTAGTTGCATTTAAAGAAATGACAAGCTCTAAgatttttgtcatttatattgtgaaaagtataatttttttttttaaatttatatttatgttatttataattaattattataaaaaaaatagtttaatttataattttattggagTGTTTGGTATGAAGTATAAAGGGTATAACACTATTGgtatatcaatattataaattatatcaatagtgttttaatagggtgtttttattagaattttactattagtataaaatatatctctatattataactagggttgtaaatgaattaaataattttgattcgattcggtatttgtattcaaattttgatattcgtattcgtaattttgtgattcgaattcgaataaaaatattcgattcgattcgactaataaacgaatacgaatacaaaatcaagatattcgattcgATATTTGCTaatattcgattaaatattcgattatatatatatatactgttttattaattttaattttataaatattatttattctaaaaccttaatacatatatatatttcttcggTTGAAAACTTGAAACTCACATTTAGTCATTTTGCTGATAATCACTCAAAAcctatgttttaaaaaaaatcgaatcgaatactcgaatcggagaataatacgaatatcaatttcaaatcgaatacgaatcacattaattattcgaaaaaaattcgaatacgaatattcgaatagtttcacgaatacgaatcgaatacagtaatattcgcttcgattcgattcgtttacaaccctaattataacttatatttggtataaaattgtaactagtCCTCCTAGGTACAATACTTttcttatatcatttaatttttaatttttcattataatctttattaatattatatataacttattattatataatatattaaatatattttatttagttttaatattattattatatttaattatttttaatatatatttttaaataattcaatattttaattaaaaaacatttatttatttttataatgataattttattaattattaatttatatattttcttatattataaataataattttattttattacaattattaataatatttaaattaaataaacataatttatcgtttatattataattaatttttttatatgttaattaaatttatattaattattaaataatagtacaataatttataataataaaaaatattatttataatataaataaatataaaataataataataattaaaattttaaattaatatctatacaacttatactatataccaaacacaaaattataaatcacaacttatacaatttcttataatttatactaaatatCACTAacctatacaatttatattaccctatattatttatacctcattataatttatatatttatacaacttttaatgtattataaccaaaaaaaataaaaaaaatattttaatattctaattaatgaattaaatgatatgattataaaaatgaaattaacaaacttaaataaaataaggccaatttttatagaaataaatctGCTTGTCAACCTtctctatttcaaatttaaattttacatttttatatgaaaaaattaaagtagAGTAGAATTATGTGATTTTTTCAGTTAAAAAAGAGATAGAAAGAAAATATGAAGTGTCCCTCCATGTGAGCATGGATCCCATTTGATTAATTGATACCCAATAAATTGATATCATAGTTAATGTATGACTTTCTCATAATTTGTTgttaataattagaataattaattgaaaactttaatttttttttaatttaaaataattaaatatcatttcatctCACATCCCATgaatcaaataacttattttattaattaaaatatctttaatttaaaaaataataatttatattattattattatcaccttttaaatcttttaactaaaaaaaatacaattctcaatttatcaaaatcaccacaattttaaaattgttttttaaaataatacagttttataattaattaagatattataatcaaaacactgcattatatatataattgcataATGAATATCTCATTAAAGTCTCAAAAGCATGCATGCatcatatatatgaatatatgaaGCTGTTAGCTATTACATTAATAGTAAATGAGAAAGTCCACAAATCTTTTATTCTCAAAATAACAATAAGAAAATTATTACATTAATAGTAAATGAGAAAGTCCACAAATCTTTTATTCTCAAAATAACAATAGGAAAATTAGATAACTTTGCGCCGTCATAATTGGTTGTGAAGACCTACCGGCATGCACCCCGCAATGTTCCTGGATCGATCCGCTTAAGTCACCCTGAAagaacaaattaattaagtaacaaattgtgtatgtatatataagtAGAGGGTATAGGTAGATGGAGAGCTGACTTGGTGCAGTCTGTGGAGGGGGAGATTGTGTATGGAATATGAACACCGCATTTGTCTGGAATTTCGGCGGCGTGGGAGAAAGAGGTGGAGCCTGCGAGTGTTTTAAGACACTCGCAAGTTGCCTGACGGTCGGAGGTAGTGGCGGCAGCGTTATTGAGGCCTTTAACTCCTTCCAGCAAGCAGTTGGCGGGGCAACCCCCGCCATTCATTGCGTAGGCAAGGCAAGGAGATATGTAACCTGTCACGTCACCACATGTTATGGTTGCTTGTGCATGAGGTGCACTCAGTACCATGCACATCACCATCAGACAAACAATTCCTGATGACCTACCCATCTGAAAATTTGATTCTAATATCTTGCTTTGATTAATTTGTTGAGTAATTCTTATCATGTCCTTGCAAACCATTCCATTTATATACTCACAAAAATATTGGACATTTAGTTGTGTCCTTAGTCCTTGCCACGTGAAATGCCTCACTCAAAATGCAATAATGTATTTCtctgtttttaattttattattaacttatcACACCTTAATAATAACTTTGATTCTATGATCTATACTTGGGttcctataaataaataaaccataaAAATAgttcatttttctaaaaaaaataatgaaatttaaaaggACATTAGATATTCAATatgagattttttaatttaagactcttactatttaaattactataaataattttgtttcttaattcatatttattgtttttcgtttaaatgaaaaaaaattataattaattgttctAAGAATAAATAGATTTAGTTATTAGTTTTACTAATTAACTAGTGAATATTAATGAGTAAAGAAAAAGAGAGTTAGAAATTAGAGGGGATTGAACATAATGTATGGAAAAAACTTATTTGGAGGGTTTgaacttaatataataaaaactaaattaaaaaaatgcattaggagagaattcaaaacaaaatatacattatttatcttaaaagaCACTGTAATATTCGGGACTCATCCATGAGTGAATTGTGGgttaagaaaatatatcatttttctatATCACATTTGTTTTTCGCTGATGACACGCTCTGCATAGTTCATGCTACTTACATGAATTTTAAACACCTTTGGGATATTTTATGGGTATTCGGTGCATGTTTCGATCTTCGAGTGAATCTTAATAAGTCAAATATCTTTTTCTTAGATCCTGTTTAAAAtagaagaatgatgatgttgaaaaacgtgttagagTTTAGAATTGGTGATCTTCCCTCAACCTACCTCGGTTTGCCATTGGGTGCTAAATTACGATTCAATATCTCTTGGGActcgattatcactaaaatgaaaTGTAAACTATCTAGATGAAATagtaaaataatctcaaaagggGTCGGttaatcctcattaagagtgtgttgtcatCTATACTCATATACATGATGTCATTATTCATTCTTCCCAAGAGTGTACTagtgaaaatgaagagaataatgtgtaaatttttgTGGGGATCCTCTAACTCATcgttttttttcatttagttaattgggataaggttaaatgttttaaagattaaGGAGGTTTGGATATTTgagatcttattttttttttaataagactcttctatcaaaatggtgttaTAGATTTACAACGAAATCGAATAGTCTTTGGGAATCGGTGATCAAATGTAAGTATGATTATGATTGATCTAGTTGGTTCacaaaaatatctaattatcaAGCGGGGTGTAACATTTAGAGGAGatttattctatgtggaaaTTCGATCAGTTTTTGGAACGACagttggtgtagtgtcaaaagtctagctacatCGTATTTGAGTTAattctattgttatatatagAAGTGTTACAGTCATGGACATGTGTGATCCTCGATCTAGTGGTTTCAttagccgaattagatatagaaggagattaaacattatggagagttcatctcataata includes:
- the LOC124943692 gene encoding non-specific lipid-transfer protein 1-like — encoded protein: MGRSSGIVCLMVMCMVLSAPHAQATITCGDVTGYISPCLAYAMNGGGCPANCLLEGVKGLNNAAATTSDRQATCECLKTLAGSTSFSHAAEIPDKCGVHIPYTISPSTDCTKVT